The proteins below are encoded in one region of Hymenobacter gelipurpurascens:
- a CDS encoding DNA methyltransferase: MPLPIPLPWPRIRENALKFAHEYRNAVKENEDAQSFWNDFFNVFGKKRRGTARFEYAVRKRATSLPSGVIESPDEDLGPGRIDLFWPGVLLAESKSRDKHPDLDAAYKQALEYIGGLPAYERPQYVFTSDFARLRFYDLRNKTVLPTADDHVEIAVAELGKHVRLFGFMAGYEQRRYQEQDPVNRQAAERMGKLHDKLEASGYRGADLERYLVRLLFCLFAEDTDIFPRASFMDLVSNHAGPRGQQLGPLLHQFFEVLDTPEDQRPDTLPDYLREFPYVNGGLFKGNLRTVAFDETMRQLLLSATRLDWGQISPAIFGSLFQSVMNDEERRIKGAHYTSEANILKAIGPLFLDELRAELNHLGTLAATTQRDNRLRELQNRLAGLRLFDPACGCGNFLVVAYRELRLLELDLLALLYPDQGGTQFPLGVETAVRLTVEQMHGIELDEFAARIAEVALWLVDHQMNQRLSERFGHYMARIPLRQHAHIRHGNALSTDWSDVLPREQATHVLGNPPFVGKSLQTDEQKAELLIVLQGTRGAGNLDYVAGWYWKTAQYIQRTNARAALVSTNSIVQGEQVSLLWGPLLGRFGMHIQFAHQTFKWSNEGKKNAAVHCVIIGFGPQEVTNKRLFTYSRPTSLPEERVASRINPYLVDAPIVVLPNRRRPLCQVSPMIYGSKPADGGNLIMTDEEKQELLLAEPEAAPFVREYAGSDEFISGTSRWCLWLKDAEPNVLRKLTKVMARVKRVEKMRLDSDKESTREWANSPTLFTEDRQPTTDYLLVPIHSSESRIYVPFAFLSAEVVVGNSCMAIPNASLYTFGVVTSAMHMAWLSYVCGRIKSDYRYSNTIVYNNFPWPESPV, from the coding sequence ATGCCTTTACCTATCCCTCTACCCTGGCCAAGAATCAGGGAAAACGCTTTAAAGTTCGCTCATGAATACCGCAACGCGGTAAAAGAAAATGAGGATGCCCAATCTTTTTGGAATGACTTTTTTAATGTATTCGGCAAAAAGCGCCGTGGTACAGCTAGGTTTGAATATGCCGTGCGCAAGCGTGCTACGTCCTTACCTAGTGGGGTAATAGAATCGCCGGATGAAGATCTAGGTCCAGGCCGTATCGACTTGTTTTGGCCAGGGGTATTACTTGCCGAAAGCAAAAGTCGTGATAAGCACCCCGACCTAGACGCGGCTTACAAGCAAGCACTCGAGTATATCGGCGGATTACCTGCCTACGAACGCCCACAGTATGTATTCACCTCCGACTTTGCCCGTCTGCGCTTCTACGACCTGCGCAACAAGACTGTGCTACCTACAGCAGACGACCACGTTGAAATAGCTGTAGCCGAGCTAGGTAAGCATGTCCGTCTGTTTGGCTTCATGGCTGGCTATGAGCAGCGCCGCTATCAAGAGCAAGATCCCGTAAATCGGCAGGCTGCCGAGCGTATGGGCAAGCTACACGACAAGTTAGAAGCCAGTGGCTACCGAGGGGCTGACTTAGAGCGCTACCTCGTGCGACTGCTATTTTGCTTGTTTGCCGAAGATACAGACATCTTCCCCCGCGCTAGCTTCATGGACTTGGTAAGTAACCATGCTGGCCCCAGAGGCCAACAGCTTGGCCCCCTGCTACACCAATTCTTTGAGGTGCTCGACACGCCTGAAGATCAACGCCCTGACACTTTGCCCGATTACTTGCGCGAATTTCCCTACGTTAATGGTGGTCTATTCAAGGGTAACTTACGCACGGTAGCGTTTGATGAAACTATGCGCCAACTACTTCTTAGCGCCACGCGCCTAGATTGGGGGCAGATTTCGCCAGCCATCTTCGGCTCACTGTTTCAGAGCGTGATGAATGATGAAGAGCGCCGGATAAAAGGTGCACACTATACTTCAGAGGCTAATATTTTAAAGGCCATAGGTCCACTATTTTTAGATGAGCTGCGTGCCGAGCTAAATCATCTAGGCACTTTGGCCGCCACCACTCAGCGAGACAATCGTCTCCGCGAGTTGCAAAACCGGCTGGCTGGCCTACGCCTGTTTGACCCTGCCTGCGGCTGTGGCAACTTCCTAGTAGTGGCTTACCGCGAGCTACGCTTGCTCGAACTCGACTTGCTAGCACTGCTATACCCAGATCAGGGTGGCACCCAGTTTCCATTGGGCGTTGAAACAGCCGTACGTCTTACTGTGGAGCAGATGCATGGTATCGAGCTAGATGAGTTTGCTGCCCGCATCGCAGAGGTAGCCCTTTGGCTTGTAGATCACCAGATGAACCAACGCTTATCTGAGCGCTTTGGCCACTATATGGCCCGCATCCCGCTACGTCAGCACGCCCATATCCGCCATGGCAACGCACTCAGCACTGATTGGAGCGATGTGCTACCCCGCGAGCAAGCTACACATGTGCTAGGCAACCCGCCTTTTGTGGGGAAGTCACTACAGACAGATGAGCAAAAAGCCGAGTTGCTGATAGTCTTACAAGGGACAAGAGGAGCTGGTAATCTCGACTACGTAGCTGGTTGGTATTGGAAAACCGCGCAGTATATCCAGCGCACTAATGCAAGAGCTGCACTAGTTAGCACTAACTCTATTGTGCAGGGTGAACAGGTAAGCCTGTTATGGGGACCGCTGTTAGGGCGCTTCGGGATGCACATTCAATTTGCCCACCAAACCTTTAAATGGAGTAACGAAGGGAAAAAGAATGCCGCCGTGCATTGTGTAATTATTGGTTTTGGGCCTCAGGAAGTCACCAATAAACGGTTGTTCACCTATAGCCGCCCTACGAGCCTACCTGAGGAACGTGTGGCCAGCCGGATAAATCCTTATTTAGTTGATGCTCCTATAGTGGTATTGCCCAACAGGCGAAGGCCCCTTTGTCAAGTATCGCCCATGATTTATGGGAGCAAACCAGCTGATGGTGGCAATCTCATAATGACCGATGAAGAGAAGCAAGAGTTGCTCCTTGCGGAACCTGAGGCTGCTCCTTTTGTGCGTGAGTATGCAGGTTCAGATGAATTTATCAGCGGGACATCTCGCTGGTGCTTATGGCTTAAAGATGCTGAACCTAATGTTTTGCGTAAGTTGACAAAAGTGATGGCACGTGTGAAGCGCGTTGAGAAAATGCGCTTGGACAGTGATAAAGAATCTACGCGAGAGTGGGCAAACAGTCCAACACTTTTTACTGAAGACAGGCAGCCAACAACAGATTATCTGCTTGTGCCAATTCATTCTTCCGAAAGTAGGATCTACGTACCCTTCGCATTCCTATCAGCTGAGGTAGTTGTTGGCAATTCCTGCATGGCAATCCCAAATGCGAGTCTTTACACCTTTGGCGTAGTTACATCAGCTATGCACATGGCTTGGCTAAGCTATGTATGTGGCAGGATAAAAAGTGATTACCGATATTCCAATACGATTGTCTACAACAATTTCCCTTGGCCAGAATCCCCGGTTG